A part of Bacillus rossius redtenbacheri isolate Brsri chromosome 1, Brsri_v3, whole genome shotgun sequence genomic DNA contains:
- the LOC134528250 gene encoding collagen alpha-2(I) chain-like, whose amino-acid sequence MQLSCGCLTEEVQRGPRAGNAAVLRLPHRGGPAGPVSRQCSCPAVASPRRSSGAGKAGNAAGLRLPHRGGPAGPPKKEIVFVLPEKEDQTSEGPAGPVSRQCSCPAVGSPRRSSGASEPAMQLACGCLTEEVQRGQSSGAGKAGNAAALRLPHRGGPAGPASRQCSCPAVASPRRSNGAGKAGNAAGLWLPNRGGPAGPVSRQYSWPAVASPRRSSGAGEPAIQLSCGCHTKEVQRGRSSGASEPAMQLACGCLTEEVQPAGEPAMQLACGCLTEEVQRGQ is encoded by the exons ATGCAGCTGTCCTGCGGTTGCCTCACCGAGGAGGTCCAGCGGGGCCCGCGAGCCGGCAATGCAGCTGTCCTGCGGTTGCCTCACCGAGGAGGTCCAGCGGGGCCAGTGAGCCGGCAATGCAGCTGTCCTGCGGTTGCCTCACCGAGGAGGTCCAGCGGGGCCGGTAAAGCCGGCAATGCAGCTGGCCTGCGGTTGCCTCACCGAGGAGGTCCAGCGGGGCCA CCAAAGAAGGAAATTGTGTTTGTTCTTCCTGAAAAGGAAGATCAAACAAGTGAAG GTCCAGCGGGGCCGGTGAGCCGGCAATGCAGCTGTCCTGCGGTTGGCTCACCGAGGAGGTCCAGCGGGGCCAGTGAGCCGGCTATGCAGCTGGCCTGCGGTTGCCTCACCGAGGAGGTCCAGCGGGGCCA GTCCAGCGGGGCCGGTAAAGCTGGCAATGCAGCTGCCCTGCGGTTGCCTCACCGAGGAGGTCCAGCGGGGCCCGCGAGCCGGCAATGCAGCTGTCCTGCGGTTGCCTCACCGAGGAGGTCCAACGGGGCCGGTAAAGCCGGCAATGCAGCTGGCCTGTGGTTGCCTAACCGAGGAGGTCCAGCGGGGCCGGTGAGCCGGCAATACAGCTGGCCTGCGGTTGCCTCACCGAGGAGGTCCAGCGGGGCCGGTGAGCCAGCAATACAGCTGTCCTGCGGTTGCCACACCAAGGAGGTCCAGCGGGGCCG GTCCAGCGGGGCCAGTGAGCCGGCAATGCAGCTGGCCTGCGGTTGCCTCACCGAGGAGGTCCAGCCGGCCGGTGAGCCGGCAATGCAGCTGGCCTGCGGTTGCCTCACCGAGGAGGTCCAGCGGGGCCAGTGA